From the genome of Tachypleus tridentatus isolate NWPU-2018 chromosome 6, ASM421037v1, whole genome shotgun sequence:
AGGAAAGTAAGTAATCAGCAGTTTACATCGATTAATATGAACTCGGCATTATACAGATTTACTTGGGTACTTGCAAGAAACATCCACAGAAGAACCATCCAGTTCTTAAAATCAGTGAGAAATCCTACATAGTGCTTACATGATACTTATTTATTGCTTATCCTGTAACTGTTGATATTCTAAATTTGTTCTTGAATGAATTGTACCACATCGTGTTGACTCCATTTTCGATAATTTAGAGTTTTTTTTCTCTATATGTCGTCATGTAGAACATTTCTCACACTTAAAGACTGAATTTTGCTCAagttgctttaattttatttcgtaAAACAAGAAATTCTACCAAAACAAGAGAATCGATCCAATTACTAATGGTGCTATTCGTGATGTATAAACGAAGTGATACaaaaacattacttgttttattacaacTGGCACATATGCAAGGTAACTCACATTTCCAAATTATGATTTACTTTGTTCATGCCAGCCATTCGGTAATTacagtttcatgttgttttattacaCACGTCGTTAGATTTATCTTAGGGATATGTCATAATAGAGACTGAGGTATCTTAGCTTCGCAAAACATAACACACATAAAGACTGATAAAACTAACAGAATCATAAAACttattgccccccagtggctcaacggtatgtctacggacttataacgctaaattccaggtttcgatactcgtggcgggcagagcacagatagcccattgtgtagctctgtgcttaatttaaaacaacaacaaaataaaacttatttcataTCATAAAATGAAAAATCACTATAATGATGATATTCTATAAATTAGAACACTTCCAAggaattgattgtttgtttgaagttagacacaaagctacataattatttgttttttgaatttcgcgcaaagctacacgaggactatctgttctaactgtccctaatttagcagtgtaagactagaggaaaggcagctagtcaccaccactcaccgcaacctcttgggctacttttttaccaacgaatagtgggattgatcgtaacattataatgcccccacggttgaaagagcaagcgtgcttggtgtgacgggaattcgaacccatgatcatCAGATTACAACTGGaacgccgtaaccacctggccatgccgggctagctGTATAATAAGCTAGTCGTACTcttcccaccactggtatcgaaaccaggtttttagcgttataagtccgcaggcataccgctgtgccactggggatttCAAGTAACTGGTCCAAATTTATAAAGCCTAACATGTAACCGAATTAACGAGTAtatccaaagacaaaaatatgttatgctgaattaataaaataacacatcatttaaataaatgaccaaattataatattttatacattacattttttgtaaaaaaaaacaaaactttaataaacatgagataaaaattagattttcctccataaaatactaaagttgaaAGCAAAAATAACATACTTAAAATGTATCTATACTTATTATACTTATAGGTCTTGAAATTCAATTTTTGACAGTTTTATCATTCATACTACAAACAGTACATTGTAATTTTAAAGATACTTTTGCtaagaaatttaaaactatttccgTTATTTTCTTCTATTCAATCATCGaaacatcaaataataaaatatatacaaattaaaccaCATTAAAACGTTTAATAATCACTCCTaacttaggcctggcatggcctagcgcgttaaggcgtgcgcttcgtaatctgagggtcgcgggtttgcgcccgactcgcgccaaacatgctcgccctcccagccgtgggggcgtataatgtgacggtcaatcccacttttcgttggtaaaagagtagcccaagagttggcggtgggtggtgataactagctgcctttcctctagtcttacactgctaaattagggacggctagcacagatagccctcaagtatctttgtgcgaaattccaaaataaacacttttaattttgCCCTTTTCAGTGgatgaacattttatataaaagataaaattcgggattcgatttcAATGACAGGTACGGTCCAGTTAAACCATCTGTACAgatttgttattaacaacaacttATCAAAAGATATTCATTTGAAAGATTCTATTACTGAAAATTTTAATAGCTTACGATTAATCTACATAAAtgcctgagtttcaataattctatgtatttttattatagcaaataaCTACCTTCGAAGTTTACTACTACACTATCATATTAATGTATACgatcaaaatatgaaatatttatcttcatttctATATCTGTTGACCATTTCTAATACTATTTTTTAGTTCATGAAAAGTATTATGTTTCGCTACATTTTCCACACACATTGATTGATGTGCTTGTTTTTCTAATAAAGTAACTTTGTTGTTTCGGtgtaaataaatactttgttCTTCTGTTTTCGTTCGAATCACTTAATGTGTAAACCACTATTACgatgcattttttttttgtaaagtgttaACGGCGAGTATCTTCGCGggtacttctttttttttctcatatgtgttaattattttttatttcttgcgaGACTTCAAACTTCTGACACCCTCCACATCAGTTTTGTGTATAATAACAGAGAAAGCATCACAACTTTCTAACGAGTTAATTCGAGTCGTGTAAAATTTCTGTCTTGTTATTTGTACATGTTGTTGTCACTTCtacgtttttcattttttgaaacagCCTGTTCCAGTTTGTTTGAAGAGCAACTTGAAATTATTGACATACTTAATAGAATTAAAAATGTTGTTCTTCTCATTATAGCATACACACATCAAGGagccattttgtattttaacttttagttataaattatgtactctttattataataaaatgttatatataaacacGAATTacattactcttttaacaacaacaaaattagtattttatatatatcatacaaAAAGTATCCCACTTCATATTCGTAAGTAAATTTTCTTTTGGAAAGAcgtatttatcaatttaaaatattattcactgGTATAAATAAAgtggattttttattatttggaatTCAAAGAACTAATTTTCTTTACTACCTAGAGgctattaatgttatatattagaGTCACAAACTATATAAGTTTATTCACTACCTgggaaaattacttttcattctgAACCTCTTGCAATTTGGTCCTTTTAGgtattttatgaatttctgtAAAGTTTTCATTTGCTGACCCTTCAGACACCGTAATAAAATCGTTATGTTTTGATGTTACTGCTTCCACAAATTTGTCTTCATAGACTGGGGTTGGGTTAGTACTGGCGTGGTAAGCAGGTATCTGCTCCTCAAGGATTGGAAATGGACGAACTACGGGACTGGCGTTGGAAATACGTTGCTCCAAGACTGGCCTTTCATCGCCTTGCATAGCAGGATcccataaaaatacataataaagagaAAGTACAATAGCAGCTAGAGAAACAGAAAACACGTATGCCATGACAGTCATCAGTCGgacgatttttttgtttttcttcgttTCATAGAGCTTAGCCCGTGTCTGTTCGTTGGCAAATTTAACGCCTGTCTTCTCTCCTCCCGGAGCGGACTGCTGTTCTTTGTTGTTCATCCTCCACGATTCGCCGTAGCTCTTGCTTCGGTAAGACGCCGTGTCTACCCAGTTGTGAATTGTGCTCAATCACTATAAATAGTATAATATGAATGGTTTTTAGGATTCCAATAATTTTGATCCTCAAAATGGAAGTGTTTACCTCTTGGTTatcatataaaacaattaaacatactTTGAAGCTATGAGGTACGTGTTAAAACGTTTTTCGATGTATAAGAATTAAACAACACCTTGATATGATACGAAATACTCCCGCAAAACCTCTTCGAATAGTGCCTTTATCCAACATAGAAATGACGATGCTGCCATCTAGGGTTAACAGTCAATGATCAAAAATCTGCGCATATGCGAATACAGATCGgtcattatataataataagtaccATAAGCTCAGATAACggtatacaaaattatttttttaacaaacgatccttttttaattttttcatctttcactgtgtttttaaaaataaaaaaacaaagtcttattttactcTGTACAAAAGTATCTAATTACCAAGATTTAATATCAACAATTTTTACATCTAATATACAAGCAGGGATCTTTCTTTCACTTAAAAATGAATCGGGGCGTATATCATAGATAGAATTAACAAAATatgtcataattaactaaagacATATTTTAAAGGAACGCCAATGACGCAAGGtgtcaaaataaagaaaaagttatgtaaattttatgtgttaaagGCACTAAGAGTACTAATGTACTACCTAagataccaaatttattgaaaacttaACTTTTTTGAACAAAAACGAATTATGGTAAACTtgaaaaaatcagttattttaaaacagaacGAAAAGCAATAGGTTACCAACAAAGGCAAACAGGGACGTTAAGTGACAAATAGGAAATCAGCTTTTTATGCTATATCAATGTCAAAGAGTGCCTTTCGTTCAAGGTTCCCGGCTGTGGTGATTACTTAAAGCAAGAGCTTTGTGTTTTCTGGATTTAGCCAGGAATCATAAGATCATCACATATGTATAATCTTaagataaaatggaaaatataatatttcaagttcacaatatataaagaatattttttgcCTATAATGcagttgtaaaaatataattatttaattttttttctaaacacaaAGTTTTAAATCGCTAGACTAGcctgtaataaagaaataatttagctgtattaaagtaaaattcaaCAGAATCTCAACGATAATTTTTGTTCACTAACAAGGTTTATAATGTTCTACAAGCTGAGTAGGATATGTGTATCTGTTCTCCACCAATTGTTAGAAAAGAAGATAATAAACGACATAGGATGCGGGTAGTCTTTGTTTAGTTccttaaaaaaattacaactttttatCACGTAGCCAAGAGAGTCAAAATACGCAAGTCACCTTCCACATACGTATATTTGGGACAGTGACTTCCAGTGACTATAACGTTGGATATAGCAACCAAATTAATAAATGAGAGCACATAAACCATTGTCTGCGTTTACAGGCAACATGTAAACCCTCTACCTAGGGTTTGAGACGaactattacaaataaaattaa
Proteins encoded in this window:
- the LOC143254490 gene encoding uncharacterized protein LOC143254490 — protein: MNNKEQQSAPGGEKTGVKFANEQTRAKLYETKKNKKIVRLMTVMAYVFSVSLAAIVLSLYYVFLWDPAMQGDERPVLEQRISNASPVVRPFPILEEQIPAYHASTNPTPVYEDKFVEAVTSKHNDFITVSEGSANENFTEIHKIPKRTKLQEVQNEK